The Bacillaceae bacterium IKA-2 DNA window AAACCATAGCCTTCTAGAATATCTTCTGTCTTTGTTCCGACAACAGCAATTTTAAATTTCTCTAGTAATGACAGCTCTTTACCACTATTTCTAAATTCTTGAAAAAAGAAATCAATCCCATTTTTACTCGTAAAAACTAACCAATCATATGTATGAAGCAAATTTAATTCCTTGGTAATATCCGTTTTATCAACAACTGCTCTACAAGTAATTAACGGCATTTCAACCGGATTGCCACCGTACTTCTTTATTTGCAAGGAAAGAGCAGAGGCTTGTGCCTTTGCCCTCGTCACTAAAATATTTTTCCCTTGAAGGTCCATTACTGATCCAACTCAAGTTTAACCGCATCAAGAATATCTTTTGCACCTCTCTCAAGCAACTTACTGGCTAGTTGGGCGCCAAGTTTCACTGCGTCAGTTCCTACCATTCTCTCTTTTAAAATCACTTTACCATCAGGGGAGCCAACAAGACCGACTAAGACGATTTCATTATTGTCATTTAATTCAGCATATCCTGCAATTGGTACTTGGCAACCTCCTTCAATTTTATGAAGAAATGAACGCTCTGCTGTAACACATCGATTTGTTATCTCTTCAGTGAACTTGCTAAGCAACTCGCGTAATTCAGTGTCATCAGTTCGGCATTCAATACCTAGAGCTCCTTGGCCTACTGCTGGAACACATATGTCTTTCGGTAAAAATTCAGTCACAACGTCAGCACTCCAACCCATACGCTCTAGTCCTGCTGCTGCTAAAATAATCGCATCATACTCACCGTCACGACATTTCTTCAGTCTGCTATCTATATTACCACGGATCCACTTGATTTCTAAATCTGGTCGACGAGCTAACACTTGTGCTGAACGTCGTAAACTACTCGTTCCAACGACAGAACCAGCTTCTAGTTCTAATAAGCCTTTGCCATTATTAGAAATCCAAGCATCACGCGGATCAACACGCTTTGGCACACACCCAATTGTTAATCCCTCTTGAAGAACGGCTGGCATATCTTTCATACTATGAACCGCCATATCTATTTCACTATTAATCATTGCTTGTTCAATCTCTTTAACGAATAACCCTTTTCCACCAACTTTAGATAATGTTACATCTAAAATGATATCCCCTTTAGTTACGATCTTCTTTACTTCAAATTCAAATTCGCCACCTAATTTTTTTAACTGGTCAATAACCCAATTTGTCTGTGTTAAAGCTAGTTGACTTTTTCTTGAACCGATAATAATTTTTCTCATAATAACCTCCGTGGTGGTTTTAATTTAGTACCATAAATGGAAATTTGATAGTACCCCTGATAAAAAATAATTAATTAAGATAAGTAAAAATCCTGCTATGTTTAATAAAACTAATGAATAACCGCTGTTTTTCTTTACTACTCGTGAATATAGATAATAGCCATATACGATTAACACTAAGGCCGAAGTAATAATTTTCGAATCAAACCAGGGTATATAACCCAGTGCAATAGAGGCCCAAACAAATCCAAGGATAACTCCCATTAATAATAACGGGAAGCCCAGTACTGAAAACATAAACGCAAGGTGTTCTGATTTAGATAAATCACCAAACCGGGATAACCGCTTGCTCCAACGTTTCTGTTTTAACATTTGATGTTGATAGTAATACATAATTGAAAAAATAAAAGCAAACGTAAAGGCGCCGTAAGCAAGCAAAACTAACGTTACATGAATAAAGAGTAACTCAGAAATTAATAGAGCTTGCAATTTTTGCGATATGTCTCCAGTTGGAACAAATACGCTAATTGCCATAATCGCAAATCCAAAAATATTCGTAAAAAATACAAATAAATCAACCTTAAAAAACCAGTTAATGACAAGTGAAACACTGACAATAATCCAAGCATAAAAAAACAATCCTTCAAAAGATGTCATGATTGGGAGGCGATTAAACTCAATCATTCGTAAGACAAAAAATATTGTCTGAAGGACCCAGACAATAGAAAGTAACCAGAAGGAAATACGGTTAACCTTCTGGTTTTTGTGCAAGAAATCAATGAAATAACCCGTAACACTTAAACAATATAAAAGAACCGTAACGATATATAAAAGATTTAACATTCCCCAAAACTCCTCTCTTAGGAGCGAACTACTACATCTTTGATGAAGGAAGAAACAACTTCTTGCTTCGCATCAGCTTTTTCTTCCAAAATACATGTCGATTTTTGTGCCTCAAGTTCGTTTTCAATTGCAAAGATCCTCGTGAATAATTCTAATGATTCTGAAGCTTCTTTTTCAACGGCTAATTCTTTAGCTGCTATAATTGGATCACGTAT harbors:
- the hemC gene encoding hydroxymethylbilane synthase codes for the protein MRKIIIGSRKSQLALTQTNWVIDQLKKLGGEFEFEVKKIVTKGDIILDVTLSKVGGKGLFVKEIEQAMINSEIDMAVHSMKDMPAVLQEGLTIGCVPKRVDPRDAWISNNGKGLLELEAGSVVGTSSLRRSAQVLARRPDLEIKWIRGNIDSRLKKCRDGEYDAIILAAAGLERMGWSADVVTEFLPKDICVPAVGQGALGIECRTDDTELRELLSKFTEEITNRCVTAERSFLHKIEGGCQVPIAGYAELNDNNEIVLVGLVGSPDGKVILKERMVGTDAVKLGAQLASKLLERGAKDILDAVKLELDQ
- a CDS encoding cytochrome c biogenesis protein, yielding MLNLLYIVTVLLYCLSVTGYFIDFLHKNQKVNRISFWLLSIVWVLQTIFFVLRMIEFNRLPIMTSFEGLFFYAWIIVSVSLVINWFFKVDLFVFFTNIFGFAIMAISVFVPTGDISQKLQALLISELLFIHVTLVLLAYGAFTFAFIFSIMYYYQHQMLKQKRWSKRLSRFGDLSKSEHLAFMFSVLGFPLLLMGVILGFVWASIALGYIPWFDSKIITSALVLIVYGYYLYSRVVKKNSGYSLVLLNIAGFLLILINYFLSGVLSNFHLWY